One Ilumatobacter coccineus YM16-304 genomic window, CAGGGCATCGCGATCCACGGCGCCAACTCGATTCCGCTGGAGCCGGCGTCGCACGGCTGCATCCGTGTGTCGCGCACGCTCGGCGAGAAGCTGCCGTCGCTCATCGCGATCGGCGACGAGGTGCTGATCTGGGACGGCGTGACCGAACCCTGGAACCAGTCGGCGGAGGCGATGCAGATGCGCTTCGACTACCCCGACCCCAACGCCACCACCACGACCACCACGCCCAGCACCACGACGACGACCACGACGGTGCCGCCCACCACGGACGCGCCAGCCACCACCGAGGCGACCACACCGAGCACCGAGGCACCGACCACCACGGCGGCGCCGGCGTCCACAACCACCGTGCCGGCCACGACGACCACCACCGCGAAGACCACCACGACCACCTCGGTCGCCGAACCCGGCGAAAGGTGACCCGACGGCCCGCGCCTTGCGCGAGGGCGACCGAGTTCGTCGACGTCGCTCGGGAGAACTCGGGGTCCCCGAAAACGAAAGAACCCCAGGTCGTACGACCTGGGGTTTCTTTGTGGAGCTAAGGAGAATTGAACTCCTGACCTCTTCCATGCCATGGAAGCGCTCTACCAACTGAGCTATAGCCCCATTTCTGGGTTCGTTCACACGCTGTGCGAACGAGCGCTGAACGTTACCGTCGCCGTTCGGAAGTTGACAACGAAAAACCCGACTGACGACGAAGAATCACGCGTTCCACGAGACGCGGGGGACGTCGCCGTACAACCGCTCGATCTCGTAGAACTCCCGCATGTCGTCACGGAACACGTGTACGACCACGTCGCCGTAGTCGATGAGCGTCCACTGCGACTCACGCAGGCCCTCGACTCGCACCGGCGGACGGCCGAGCTGTTCTTTGATCGTGAGCTCGATCTCGTCGGCGACGTTGCGCACCAGCCGCCCGTTCGGGGCGCTGGCGATGACGAAATACCCGGTGATCGAGAGCACGTCGCCCACGTCGAGCACGACGATGTCGGACGCCTGCCGATCGTCGGCCTTGCGTGCGGCGAGGATCGCCAGTGCACGCCCGTCGTCGTCGGGGGCGGTCACCGGATCACCAAGCGCGTCATTCATCGGCCGCGACGGTATCGGAGGTTGCGTCACTCTCGTCGTTCACCGCAGTTGCGTCGCCGTCGGCTGTCTCGCTGTCGGCTGATCCACCGTCGACTGATTCACCGTCGTCCGTCTCGCTGTCGGTTGCCGGGTCGGTCGTCGATGAGGTGGCCGCCTCGGCTGCGATCTCGGCTCGCCGATCGAGGAATCCGGTGCCGAGCACCGCGACCACGTCGACACCCTCGATCAGGCGAGAGGCCACGACCACGTCGACCTCCCCGAACAGGAGCGGAGCGACTTCAGCGACCGCTTCGACGAAGTCCTCGTCCGACACCTCGAGACGGGTGACCTCGCCTGCCCCGTCGACCGACGGTGACGTCTGCACCGACACGACGTTGCCCTGGGCGAACAGCAACTCCCCGATGAGGTCGTGCATCAACTCCACCGTGGTCACGCCATCGCCCGCCGCCGCGATCTGCTCGTCGCTGAACGGGGCGATGATCTGGAACGACAAGCTCTCGTTGGGCTTCGACACCAGCCCGGGAGCGATCTCACCGAACACCAGCAGCGCGTCGCTGCGGTCGACGATGACGAAGTCGGCCTCGTCGGGGTTGACGGCATCGGCGGCAGCGTCGATGTCGATGGCGAGATCGCGATGAGCCACCGAGCCGGCCAGCAGACGCTCGAACGCCTCGTCGACACCCGTCGGGTCGATGGGACGCTCGTCGCCGTCGAGCGGGACATCGACATCGAGCGGCGACGACGACGCAGCTCGGGCAAACGCCGCCCACAGCGCCACGTCGAGGTCGTGGTGGGAGTAGGTCGTGCCGTCGATGTCGATGGCCGTCATGGCCGCGGCGATCGTGGCCGCGTCGAGCGTCGCCACGCCTGCCTCGGCTACCTCGTCGGGATCGGAATCGGCGTCGATCACGTCGTCGGGGAGGTCGACCTCGAACGGCGCCACGCGCTCGACGACCGCGAGCACGTCATCAGGCCCGAGCACGAGCGCGTGCTGGACGGTGATCGACAGGGTCGACTCGAGACCGAACGTGAGCGCCTCGAGACTCTCGGCATCACCGGGAACGTACGGGCGGCTCCCCAACGTCGACCGCTCGTCGCCGAAACCGATCGTGGTGTCGACGTTGACCGGCACGCTGACGAGGCTTCCTCCTGCACCGGCGGGCGACACGACACCGACCACCAGTGAGGCCAGTCGGTTCTCGTCGTCGACCACGCCGATCGCGATCGTCGGTGTCGACGGGAAGGCCACCTCG contains:
- the rsfS gene encoding ribosome silencing factor; translation: MNDALGDPVTAPDDDGRALAILAARKADDRQASDIVVLDVGDVLSITGYFVIASAPNGRLVRNVADEIELTIKEQLGRPPVRVEGLRESQWTLIDYGDVVVHVFRDDMREFYEIERLYGDVPRVSWNA